A single window of Jaculus jaculus isolate mJacJac1 chromosome 14, mJacJac1.mat.Y.cur, whole genome shotgun sequence DNA harbors:
- the LOC101606636 gene encoding calcineurin B homologous protein 3-like, which translates to MGAAQSKSKQQQDLQSRTDFSWDEIKHLHQRFRQLSGGRPTLRQDDFLHIANLQLNPIGSEITRAFFDKRNLRKGTGGLADEINFDDFLTIIGYFRPVDWAVGSGSEEVERLRKEKMKFLFHMFDGDFDGLITLDEYSNVVEELLYGGRRAQKEKDSVRLIARSIAQGAMREADAVSSRPKDASKEYPGISFEDFLKTWQGFDIAANMQVSFLNLETINH; encoded by the coding sequence aTGGGCGCCGCCCAGTCCAAGTCCAAGCAGCAACAGGACCTGCAGAGCCGGACGGACTTCTCGTGGGACGAGATCAAGCACCTGCACCAGCGGTTCCGGCAGCTGAGCGGGGGCCGGCCGACCCTCCGCCAGGACGACTTCCTGCACATCGCCAACCTGCAGCTCAACCCCATCGGCTCCGAGATCACCCGGGCCTTCTTCGACAAGCGGAACCTGCGCAAGGGGACCGGCGGCCTGGCCGACGAGATTAACTTCGACGACTTCCTGACCATCATCGGCTACTTCCGCCCCGTGGACTGGGCCGTGGGCTCCGGCTCCGAGGAGGTGGAGCGCTTGCGCAAGGAGAAGATGAAGTTCCTCTTCCACATGTTCGACGGCGACTTCGACGGCCTCATCACCCTGGACGAGTACAGCAACGTGGTGGAGGAGCTGCTCTACGGAGGCCGCAGGGCCCAGAAAGAGAAGGACAGCGTTCGCCTCATCGCGCGCAGCATCGCCCAAGGCGCCATGAGGGAGGCGGACGCGGTGTCGAGCCGGCCTAAGGACGCGAGTAAGGAGTACCCGGGCATCTCCTTCGAGGACTTCCTGAAGACCTGGCAGGGCTTCGACATCGCGGCCAACATGCAAGTCAGCTTCCTTAACTTGGAGACCATTAACCACTGA